From a region of the Aulosira sp. FACHB-615 genome:
- a CDS encoding response regulator, with translation MEAPLPLAGLNVLVVDDDDDSRFYVTTVLETDGANVVAVASAAAALEVLMTLQPEVLVCDIAMPEEDGYTLIRKVRSLKPDQGGRIPAIALTAYGDTEDRIRALEAGFQTHVAKPVDPNELVAIVVKSVTKCENY, from the coding sequence ATGGAAGCTCCTCTACCGCTTGCGGGCTTAAATGTTTTGGTAGTTGATGATGATGATGATAGCCGTTTTTACGTCACTACCGTGTTAGAAACAGATGGAGCCAATGTTGTTGCAGTAGCATCAGCCGCAGCTGCACTAGAAGTATTAATGACACTACAGCCAGAAGTTTTAGTATGTGATATTGCTATGCCGGAGGAAGATGGTTATACACTGATCCGCAAAGTACGATCGCTCAAACCAGACCAAGGAGGAAGAATCCCAGCGATCGCTTTAACCGCCTACGGTGATACAGAAGACCGTATCCGCGCCTTAGAAGCAGGTTTTCAAACTCATGTTGCAAAGCCAGTTGACCCAAATGAACTAGTGGCGATCGTAGTTAAGTCGGTAACTAAGTGTGAAAATTATTAG